Within the Fischerella sp. PCC 9605 genome, the region GAGATACGGTTTCTTCCAGCAAGACAATGGTATTATCGATTTGACGACCAAGGGTGTTAACTCCTAGTTTCAATTCATAAACTCTCTCATTCGGCGTTTCAGGAGCGTAGATTAAATACGGCACTTTTGCTGCTCGGATGTTCTGTGGCTTAGCTGATTACTTTAAATAGTAACTATCTTTTTAGGTACTCGCACAGATGTAGTTTTCTAACGCCCAAACCAAGAACGAACCCAACGCCACAGCCGACTTAGCCATCCCCAAAACCCGCGACGGGATGTAACAATAAGTGCTGGCGGTTGTGAAAGACGCTCAATTGCATTGTTACAATCTTGAACCTTTGCATCAAGTCTCATTACTTGATAAAGTTGACAGGCGTTACGATAAGCACCCATCGCATTTGATTGGCGATTGACTTTTTCTAAAGTGTAGCGATAAAGGGCTAACAGAAGTATTTGTAACGGTGGCACTATCTGCGGCTCGGAAATTTGGTGTCAAAATGGACAGTCTACATCTAGATTCAAGTTCGTTTCATGTTGATGGTAAGTATATAAGTAACAGCAAAGATGAAAAAGAAGAACCTGGAGCAATAGAGATAACATACGGCTATTCAAGAGATCATCGACCTGACCTGAAGCAATTTATTTTAGACCTGATGTGCAGTGGGGATGGGGATATTCTACTGTACTTGAGGGTAGGAGATGGAAACGAGGCAGACTCAACCATGTTCGCAACGCTGCTTGCAAACTTTAAACAGCAGTGGCAAATTGATGCTTTGTTTGTAGGCGATGCCGCGCTCTACACAGAAGATAACCTACAACAAATGCAACAACTACGTTGGGTATCAAGAGTACCCGCAACCCTGAGTGCTTCTAAACAACTACTAGACAACATTCATGAGGATGCATTTATCGCTAGTTCGTTGTCAGGATACCGTATCGCCTTATGTTGTAGCAATTATGGTGGCATACAGCAACGTTGGATAGTAGTTGAAAGCCAAGCACGTAAAGAAGCTGACCTCAAACAGTTAGAAAAGCGTTTAGACAAACAATTGACTAAAGCCCAATCGGAACTTAAGCTGTTATGTCAACAACAATTTGCATGTGAGAAAGATGCTCTACTAGCTGCTGAACGCTTTGAACGTAAGTTAGTTTTACACCAGCTTTGCGATCTCAAAGTACTTGAAAACAAGCAACACAAAGGTCGTGGTAGACCTCGAAAAGATGCTGTTGTGACATATTACGATCAACTTTGTGCAACACTATTGCCCAAGCAGATTGCCATAGCATAGACGTTGAACTCCAAAGAAGTGGAAGATTTATCTTGGCTACCAACGTTCTCGAACAACAGGAGTTAAGTGACGATGATGTACTACGTGAATATAAGGCGCAGCAGTCTACTGAGCGTGGTTTCCGCTTTCTCAAAGACCCTTTATTTTTTACCAGCAGTGTTTTCCTCAACTCTACAGGGCGCGTCGCGGCCTTAGCAATGGTCATGGGTCTGTGCTTGTTAGTTTACAGCTTGGGTCAAAGGGCGCTACGTCAAGCCCTTGAACGAGCTAAACAGACCATCAGCAATCAGTTGGGCAAGCCGACTGCCACCCCCACAATGCGCCCTTGTGTTTCAATGTTTTATGTCTATTCATCTGGTAACATCGCGCCCCGTTAAACAGATTGCCAATCTCACGGACGAACGACATTGGATTCTTCAGTTTCTCGGTGCCTCTACCCGAAAATATTATCTACTTACCTGACAGACATGCGGAATGTGGGTTCTAGATCAAGCAACTATGTTTTAGGCTAACTGATATTGGCTCACCAAGTTTTACAAAAGTTAGCTTGAATAAGCCAAAGTCTTACCGCCACTATTTGAAGCTATCTATTACTGCTTGTAAATATCGAGTAGAGGCAGCTTCTGCTTGGGAGTGCAGAATTAACTCTGGCATTTTTAATGCATCTCGAAGCTGAAGATAAAGTGCGATCGCCTCTTGAAGTCCTGGGCAATTTCACGAACTTCATGCTGGCAGGGAATAGTCTAGCAAAAATCGGATACTAGATGGGGAAGTTCCCTTTCAAGATTCCTGACACCGCACGGTAGTAGCCCAGCTTGTACTTAAATTATCTTACTCCTCCTGCATCCCCCACGATTTCTTCCTCCTTTCCTTGTCTTCCTTGTCCTCCAAGTCTTGCGAACGATTAAATATTTTTTGATTTGGAAGTCCTTAAAATTGGGTACAGGTGTCACAAAGAGGATTTGTGATAGACATCACTGGCGCAGCGGTGATAAATCACTTGTCTCATATATGATTTTCGCCTAGCTTGAGAAAAATAGATATTCTCGTTAAAACTAAAAGTAGGGGCGATTTAATTACTTTTGTGGTTGGGGGGATTACTATGGTGGAAAAACTTTTGCTAGCAATTATACTCACATTTACTCTTAGCTTATTTGCCGAACTAAGATGGTCTGCTTCCACTCAGACTACAAGAGTAATTAGCAGGCAAAATAGGCTGGTTTTCACTCTCAAGCACAGCAATAACTGAATATTTCCTGCAAAGATAGCCTTTGTTTGTATAATCACGCCCTTGCAGGGGTAGTCACAGCTTCAATTCATGAGCTTTTTGGCGATCGCATCGGGTGGGATATAAATAGATATAGGCTAAAATATGGTGCAAAAATTTTGTTATAAATTTATGCAATGTTATACTAAGCCAAATGCATAAACACCATTTTAAGTAAATCTGCGCGAGTAAAAGGTTTAGTTAAATACCCCGATGCTCCGACAAATCTAGCTCTTACTTTATCCACCAAACCTTTATTGCCTGTCACCATCACAATGGGCGTTTGTTTAAACATGGAGTTATTGCGGATAATGCGACATAACTCATACCCATCAATCCCTTCCATGTTTAAATCCAGTAAAATCAAGTCTGGTCTATGCCGAATTATCGCCATTACTGCTTTCACTGGATCGCTAACTGTTACTACAGAAAAGTTTTCTTCTTCTAAAAAACGGCTAATTTCTTTGAGAAATGTCGGGCTATCATCTACAGAAACGATTTTGTATTTTTTTCGAGCAACTGCTTGAGCAGGGCTAGCTTTTTGCAGAATAGGATTTGTGTTAATTGGTTTTGTTAATTCTTGTAGCTTTTTCCTTCTGAGATAAATACTCTGCGGTAATTGCTGATGAGTAGCTTTAGTCTCTGTATTACCAATGGCTGTAGATTGTGTGTCTGCTAATTCTTTATTAGCTGGTTCATCTATATAATCAACAGGTTCTGAGACTTGCTCGAATGTTTTAGGTAATTTATCAAAGGGTGGATCTGGCTCGTGCAATACAATCGAACCATTTATAATGTAAGGGTATAAACTTTTCGCCATCTGTATTTCATCTTGATTCATAATCACTGCCAGATGACGCAAGCTAAAGCCCTTCATCCATTCAGCTAAATTGTGCTGTATTGCTGGTAAGCTTTTTTGCTCACTTATGGTTTTAACCCGTAGGTACGGACGTTGATACGGAGAAGAAATGTGTGGAGCTAAAGACTGCCAATCCTGCAAATGCTCTTGACAGCGTTCTATCATTTTTCCTACGTCAAGCCTGCATATAATCGGGTTTCGCTCTGGAAGAGACTTTAATTCATAAGTGCCTTGTTTGATGAGCAAAAATGATTCAATTACTTCTTTGACTAATTCTTGTAGTAGTACAACTGCTTGTGTAGGGTTTAGATATTTTTGACTTACTAACCAGCAAATCGCTTGATATTCAGGAGGTAGCTGAGAAATAATAGATTTTTGTGATAAAGAGCCGTAATTTTCTGATAGGAGACTGTTTGACTGGCTAGATGAATCAGGTTCAAATATTAGACGTAATTGAACACGAATTTCGCTAGTTAAGGTAGGAATTCGATGGCTGAGGCGACGTAAGTGACATTCTAGTCTATCAAAGGGTTCAATTGCATGAGTGGCATAGGTAATTTTGCCTTGATCGAGAAAAATTAACCAAGAAACTGAGTTGCTCAATGCTTGTAAACAAGTACTCTCGGAACTATTAGATAATTGCCTTAACAAACTGGAGGGGCGTAGTTTTGTAAATGTGCCGTAATTATTCATTGCCTTGGAGAATTTACGGAGGAGCAGAGGAATTTTGTCAACATGCAATAGTGGCAGAGATGATATTCTACAAATTCTAATTTTTTTTCAAAAATGTTTTTATTTAACGTCTATGAGTGACAAGCTATAAATATTACACTTAAGTAGTTATGTTAAATTTTGTATAGAAATTGAGACAGGTTTATATATTTTTTGTTTTTGATTCTGTATTTTTATACAGGTTTCATAAAAACGCTGAGTATGCTAATTATGCTGAATTACTTTTATCTAAAATATGAATTTCCTACATGAAATCTTTAAAATGCTACGTTAGCGAACACACGCAGTTATTGTATTCTATATCTATTATGTATAAAATTTGTTAAATGTATTTCTACAAGTAATGTCAATTCCTAGTAATCTCCCTTTTTCGCTACTAAATCCAAGGAAAGATTTTTTAGAATTTTTGCGTAAATTGGCAGCAGCTAATTGTTTAATAGTGAGTAAACTATCTGAGACTCCACATTCTCTAAGTAGTCTTACCAGCGGTGTAAACTATATACTTTGGAAAAAAGGAAAATAGTACATAAGAGGTTTAACATAACACGAAAGTTATGACTGATACATTAAGACTTGATGAAGTAGTTGAATTTGCTGAGAACCCCGAACCGCGTTGTCCTTGCGTGTTACTACTGGATACATCCGGCTCAATGCAAGGTTTAGCAATCAATGCTTTGAATGAGGGCTTGTTGAGTTTTAGGGATGAATTAATTAAAAATTCCCTAGCTGCCAGAAGAGTAGAAGTCGCAATTATCACGTTTGATAGCCATGTCAATGTAGTACAAGACTTCGTGACTGCCGATCAATTTAACCCGCCAATACTAACAGCACAGGGACTGACTAATATGGGTTCTGGCATCCATAAGGCCTTGGACATGATTCAAGAACGTAAAGCTCAGTATCGAGCCAACGGTATTGCTTACTATCGTCCCTGGGTGTTCATGATTACTGATGGAGAACCTCAAGGAGAGGCAGAAAATCTTGTGGAGCAAGCCGCTCAGCGGTTACAAGCGGATGAAGTGAACAAACGTGTTGCTTTTTTTACGGTAGGTGTGGAAAATGCTAATATGGCACGCTTAAGTCAAATTGCTGTGCGTACTCCCCTGAAGCTAACAGGATTAAATTTTGTGGAGCTGTTTGTCTGGCTATCTGCCAGTATGTCAGCTGTCTCCCATTCTAAAGTAGACGAACAGGTGGCACTACCTCCGATTGGCTGGGGTTCTGTTTAAGGTAAGATAGCGTCTTCTAGACTTACACAGCTGTTGGCAGATGACTCTATGAAAACTTCAACAAGGACACCTCAATGGCGAGTAGTTGCCGCATCAGTATGCGGCACAAGCCATATAAAAAATAAGCAGCTGTGTCAAGATGCTCACCACTTTTTAATATTGCCAGACAATATTTTGGTGGTGTCAGCGGCAGATGGCGCTGGTTCGGCGATTTTGGGAAAGGTTGGGGCGATGGTTGCAACAGAAACAGCAGTAGAAACTATATCTACTAAGGAAGTTACCCGACGCATGTTAACCAATGACGCTGTTGTGCGATCGCTCTTAACCGAAGCCATGCTGACTGCCAAACAAGCTGTAGAAGAAGAAGCAGTTGCCTGCAACAAACAACCGCAGGATTTAGCCAGCACCTTAATCGTTGTCATTGCCACACCAGAAATCGTAGCCGTAGCGCAGATCGGAGATGGTGTGGCGGTGGCAAAAGATAGCATCGGCAATTTGATTGCACTTACCACTCCTGACAATGGTGAATACATGAACGAAACCATTTTTTTGGTTTCTCCAGGCGCGATGGAGAAAGTGCAGGTGAGGCTATGGCGTCAACCAATAGTAAACGTGGGTGTTCTTACCGATGGACTACAATTGCTAGCGATGAATATGGCTGTGAGTGCGCCTCACAAACCTTTCTTTGTTCCTCTGTTTGACTTCGTCGCCAGTGCCGAAGACAAAATAGTGGCAAAAGAGCAGCTAGTAAAGTTTCTACGCTCAGAGCGAATTTCTCAAAGAACTGATGATGATTTAACGCTGGTCATCGCAGCGTTAACAGATTAGCGATCGCATTGCTATTTAAAATTACATATACCTACCCCCAACAATAAATATATCATGCAGGTACTACGTTGTCTTCCCAACCAAAAAGTTATTCCTCTGAACCTCACAGTCAGTCTAGGACGTGGTGGTGAAGCATGTATTTACACAGTGCCAACCGATGCCAATTTGGTAGCAAAGGTTTATCACAAGCCGTCTGAAGCACAAGCTCGCAAACTTGAGGTGATGCTGAATCACCCGCCGGAAAACCCAACGGCTAGTTTGGGGCATATTTCTATTGCTTGGCCTGTAGAACTTTTGCGGTCAGCAGATGGTAGCGATCGCACAATCGGCTTTTTAATGCCACGCATTCGGGGAATGCGTCCAATTATCGACTTTTACAACCCCAGAACTCGTCGGCAACACTGTCCTTTATTCAGCTATCAGTACCTGCTTCGCACTGCTCGCAACCTAGCTGCGGCTTTTGCTGCTTTGCATGCGAGTGGCTACTGTGTAGGTGATGTGAATGAATCAAACATCCTCGTCAGCGACACAGCACTGGTAACAGTTGTAGACACAGACTCATTCCAAGTACACGATCCAGACAACGATGTTGTTTACCGCTGTCCAGTAGGCAAACCAGAGTTTACCCCACCAGAATTACAGAATAAAACTTTTGCTCACTGCGATCGCGCTGTTCCCCATGACTTATTTGGCTTGGCGGTATTAATATTCCAAGTATTAATGGAAGGTACTCATCCATTTTCTGGTATCTTTCAAGGCGCAGGTGAGCCACCACCCTACGAAGCACGCATAGCAGTCGGTCATTTTACTTATAGTCAAAACCGACGTGTACCTTACACTCCTACCCCAATCGCACCTCCTTGGGAAATTCTCCATCCCAGCTTGCAGGAATTATTTGTACGCTGTTTTGAGGATGGTCACACTAACCCTCTCCTTCGTCCTAGCGCTCAAACTTGGGTTTTGGCTTTGGCTGAAGCTGAAGAATCTACGATCACTTGCAACGCCAACCCCCAACATCGTTACAGCAACCACCTAGAAACTTGTCCTTGGTGTGAACGTAGCTTGCGATTGGGTGGACGCGACCCCTTCCCATCATCGCAGGCGATCGCGGCAAGAGAACATCTCAAACCTCGCATTCCATCAAGAAGGCGTTCTTCTCATACGCGACGCCTACCGCAACCAGCTATCCCATTCCAGCAACTGAATTATTACAGTTCAGTAACTCCACACAAAATTCCATTTTACCAGCCTCGTAGAAAGACTGGATTGTACACGATTATTTTCTGTTTACTTGGTCTTGCTAGTTTAGGATATTTAGACTTAATCAATAACTTTACCAGTCGTAACTATCTCAACCAAAATTCTTACGCTCAACAAACCTTGCTTTCTCCTCGTAATGCTGAGCAGAATAATCTCGCCTTCGCCGATTACTATAAGCAGGGTCATGCAGCCTACAAAGTCAAAGACTATGAGCAAGCAATTGAAAACTTTACCCTAGCAATCCAAAAAGAGCCTCAACATGCTAAAGCTTATGTGAACCGGGGCAATGCACATTACAACCTCAAAGATTATGAAGCAGCAATTGCAGACTACAACCAAGCAATTAAACTCAATCCTAAAGAAGTAAAAGCTTTTGTCAATCGAGGTAATGTTTACTACATCCAAGCTGAATATAGCAGCAACCATGACAAGAACTATGACCTCGCAATTGCTGACTTTAATGCCGCCCTACGCCTCAATCCTAAAGAAGTTGAAGCTTACATTAGAAGAGGTATTGTCCACGCTCAATTAGCCAAATACAGTGGTGATTCTCAGCTAGATTACAAAAAAGCAATTGCGGATTTTAACCAAGCAATAAATATTAATCCATCTCGAGCAGAAGCTCACTTTCAACTAGGTCTTGTCCGCTATCAAATTGCCCAATATAGCAGCAACTTTGAGCAAGAATATACCCAAGCAATCAAAGACTTTAACCAAGCCTTGAATCTCAATTCACGAATGGCAAAAGTTTATCTCAAACGAGGAACAGTTCATTATGAACTTGCTCAATATGGTGGTAGCAAATCAAGCCTACATCAAAAGAAAGCTGTAGAAGATTTACAGGCAGCTGCCAGACTTTTTCTTGAGCAAGAAGATATGGATAGTTATCAACAAGCACTTAGCAGTATTTGTGTAGCTGTTGAAAACAAATGTGATACTTTCTTCCGCAACGCAACTTTCTTAGAACAGAATCAATAAACCAAAGTAAAAAAATAACTATTAGTAGCTGAATTTTGACTTGGGGAAAGCAAATTTCCTCATGAAAGATTGCTTTTAAGCTAGCTAATTTGGTTGTTTTTTCCATGTTTTTCTCAGCTTTCTAACCATGAATGGATCTTTTCCATTTTTTTACAGATAAAGCAAGTTTATTCACCTTGTCTTCATACTTAATTGTGAAAATACGGTTAGATTATATACTGAGAAAATTGGCAATGAATTTTGCTCTAAGTACAGCAAAAATCAGGTATTGATCTATTCATCTACCAAAAAATTCATAGAGATTCAGAGGCAATTGCATGAAAGCAGTGATTTTGGCTGGAGGGCTTGGTACACGCCTCAGTGAAGAAACTAGTGTCAGACCAAAGCCTATGGTTGAGATTGGTGGCAAGCCAATCTTATGGCACATCATGAAGCTTTACTCTGCCCACGGCATTAATGACTTTATCATCTGCTGCGGTTACAAAGGGTACGTTATTAAAGAGTATTTTGCCAATTACTTCTTATACATGTCAGACGTGACCTTTGATATGCGCTTTAACCAAATGAATGTGCATTCAGGTTATGCTGAGCCTTGGCGCGTCACTCTAGTAGATACAGGTGACAACACCATGACTGGCGGAAGATTAAAGCGAGTCAAAGAGCACATTGGCAATGAAACTTTTTGCTTCACCTACGGTGATGGAGTCAGTAACGTCAATATAACTGAGTTAATTAAATTTCACCAAGAGCAGAAGACGTTGGGAACACTCACCGCAGTTCAACCACCAGGACGCTTTGGTGCGATTATTTTAGGCAATGAGCAAACTAAGATCAGTAGTTTTCACGAAAAGCCGGAAGGTGATGGTGCTTGGATTAATGGTGGCTTTTTTGTATTAGAACCAGAGGTAATTAATTTTATTGCTGGTGATTCCACTGTTTGGGAAAAAGAACCACTAGAAAAGATTGCTGAAATGGAGCAGCTATCTGCGTTCAAGCATGATGGCTTTTGGCAGCCTATGGACACTTTAAGAGATAAAAATTATTTGGAGGAGCTGTGGAAGAGTGGTCAAGCTCCTTGGAAAGTATGGTAAGCATCAAAAGTTGCGAATTATGAATCATAAAAAATTATTTATAATTCATGATTCTTGATTTTTTACTGTTTACTCTCCACTCTTGAACTTGTATTTACTGTACTAACAGGGCGATAATACCAATGTACGATTTTGCAATCATAGGTGGAGGAATTGTTGGTCTTTCCACCGGCATGGCTTTATGTAAACAATATCCCAATGCACGAATTCTAGTATTAGAAAAAGAAAGTCAGTGGGCATTTCATCAAACAGGCAATAACAGCGGCGTAATTCACTCTGGTATTTACTACAAACCAGGAAGTTTTAAAGCTAAATTTTGCCGTGACGGTTGTCGCTCAATGGTGGAATTTTGCCAAGAGCATGGGATTGACTATGAAGTTTGTGGTAAGGTAATTGTTGCCACAGATGAAGAAGAACTACCTCGCTTAGAAAACTTGTATCAGCGAGGTTTAGAGAATGGTATTAAAGTAAAAAGAATTAGTCCTGAAGAAGTTAAAGAAATTGAGCCTCACGTTAGCTGTGTAGGTGGAATTCATGTATATTCAACTGGAATTGCAAACTATAAGCAAGTTTGTCTAAAATATGCTGAAATCATCGCACAACAGGGAGGTGAACTGCGACTTAATACAAGAGTTGAGAATATAGTTGCTAGTGGTGAAAATCTAGTACTAGAAACAAATAATGGCTCTTTTGAAACTCGCTTTGTTATCAATTGTGCTGGATTACATAGCGATCGCATTGCCAAATTAGGTAAAGTCGATCCCCAAGCAAAAATTGTACCCTTTCGGGGAGAATATTACG harbors:
- a CDS encoding response regulator produces the protein MNNYGTFTKLRPSSLLRQLSNSSESTCLQALSNSVSWLIFLDQGKITYATHAIEPFDRLECHLRRLSHRIPTLTSEIRVQLRLIFEPDSSSQSNSLLSENYGSLSQKSIISQLPPEYQAICWLVSQKYLNPTQAVVLLQELVKEVIESFLLIKQGTYELKSLPERNPIICRLDVGKMIERCQEHLQDWQSLAPHISSPYQRPYLRVKTISEQKSLPAIQHNLAEWMKGFSLRHLAVIMNQDEIQMAKSLYPYIINGSIVLHEPDPPFDKLPKTFEQVSEPVDYIDEPANKELADTQSTAIGNTETKATHQQLPQSIYLRRKKLQELTKPINTNPILQKASPAQAVARKKYKIVSVDDSPTFLKEISRFLEEENFSVVTVSDPVKAVMAIIRHRPDLILLDLNMEGIDGYELCRIIRNNSMFKQTPIVMVTGNKGLVDKVRARFVGASGYLTKPFTRADLLKMVFMHLA
- a CDS encoding vWA domain-containing protein encodes the protein MTDTLRLDEVVEFAENPEPRCPCVLLLDTSGSMQGLAINALNEGLLSFRDELIKNSLAARRVEVAIITFDSHVNVVQDFVTADQFNPPILTAQGLTNMGSGIHKALDMIQERKAQYRANGIAYYRPWVFMITDGEPQGEAENLVEQAAQRLQADEVNKRVAFFTVGVENANMARLSQIAVRTPLKLTGLNFVELFVWLSASMSAVSHSKVDEQVALPPIGWGSV
- a CDS encoding PP2C family serine/threonine-protein phosphatase — its product is MKTSTRTPQWRVVAASVCGTSHIKNKQLCQDAHHFLILPDNILVVSAADGAGSAILGKVGAMVATETAVETISTKEVTRRMLTNDAVVRSLLTEAMLTAKQAVEEEAVACNKQPQDLASTLIVVIATPEIVAVAQIGDGVAVAKDSIGNLIALTTPDNGEYMNETIFLVSPGAMEKVQVRLWRQPIVNVGVLTDGLQLLAMNMAVSAPHKPFFVPLFDFVASAEDKIVAKEQLVKFLRSERISQRTDDDLTLVIAALTD
- a CDS encoding tetratricopeptide repeat protein; translation: MQVLRCLPNQKVIPLNLTVSLGRGGEACIYTVPTDANLVAKVYHKPSEAQARKLEVMLNHPPENPTASLGHISIAWPVELLRSADGSDRTIGFLMPRIRGMRPIIDFYNPRTRRQHCPLFSYQYLLRTARNLAAAFAALHASGYCVGDVNESNILVSDTALVTVVDTDSFQVHDPDNDVVYRCPVGKPEFTPPELQNKTFAHCDRAVPHDLFGLAVLIFQVLMEGTHPFSGIFQGAGEPPPYEARIAVGHFTYSQNRRVPYTPTPIAPPWEILHPSLQELFVRCFEDGHTNPLLRPSAQTWVLALAEAEESTITCNANPQHRYSNHLETCPWCERSLRLGGRDPFPSSQAIAAREHLKPRIPSRRRSSHTRRLPQPAIPFQQLNYYSSVTPHKIPFYQPRRKTGLYTIIFCLLGLASLGYLDLINNFTSRNYLNQNSYAQQTLLSPRNAEQNNLAFADYYKQGHAAYKVKDYEQAIENFTLAIQKEPQHAKAYVNRGNAHYNLKDYEAAIADYNQAIKLNPKEVKAFVNRGNVYYIQAEYSSNHDKNYDLAIADFNAALRLNPKEVEAYIRRGIVHAQLAKYSGDSQLDYKKAIADFNQAININPSRAEAHFQLGLVRYQIAQYSSNFEQEYTQAIKDFNQALNLNSRMAKVYLKRGTVHYELAQYGGSKSSLHQKKAVEDLQAAARLFLEQEDMDSYQQALSSICVAVENKCDTFFRNATFLEQNQ
- the rfbF gene encoding glucose-1-phosphate cytidylyltransferase; the encoded protein is MKAVILAGGLGTRLSEETSVRPKPMVEIGGKPILWHIMKLYSAHGINDFIICCGYKGYVIKEYFANYFLYMSDVTFDMRFNQMNVHSGYAEPWRVTLVDTGDNTMTGGRLKRVKEHIGNETFCFTYGDGVSNVNITELIKFHQEQKTLGTLTAVQPPGRFGAIILGNEQTKISSFHEKPEGDGAWINGGFFVLEPEVINFIAGDSTVWEKEPLEKIAEMEQLSAFKHDGFWQPMDTLRDKNYLEELWKSGQAPWKVW
- the lhgO gene encoding L-2-hydroxyglutarate oxidase, whose product is MYDFAIIGGGIVGLSTGMALCKQYPNARILVLEKESQWAFHQTGNNSGVIHSGIYYKPGSFKAKFCRDGCRSMVEFCQEHGIDYEVCGKVIVATDEEELPRLENLYQRGLENGIKVKRISPEEVKEIEPHVSCVGGIHVYSTGIANYKQVCLKYAEIIAQQGGELRLNTRVENIVASGENLVLETNNGSFETRFVINCAGLHSDRIAKLGKVDPQAKIVPFRGEYYELKPEKRYLVKGLIYPVPNPDFPFLGVHFTRMIDGSVHAGPNAVLSFKREGYKKTDFDLRDFVEVMTYPGFWKLAAKHADEGIQEIIRSFSKAAFTKSLQKLIPEVQSDDLIPTHAGVRAQALMNDGKLVDDFLIIHGQNTVHVCNAPSPAATSSIEIGKAIVAQIPQQQHLRTMIA